The proteins below come from a single Balaenoptera musculus isolate JJ_BM4_2016_0621 chromosome 1, mBalMus1.pri.v3, whole genome shotgun sequence genomic window:
- the LOC118883098 gene encoding translation initiation factor IF-2-like, translating into MIHPAGQRPPRVGAWPGRSRPARRRALDPAGRRPAQRRREDGGGGPRGRCCHLRPAPGMAEPARAAHLGVLVEKWGLKPNPDRRLPTCWGGRLGETRGWGSPDSPGHTLNILT; encoded by the exons ATGATTCACCCGGCAGGGCAGCGCCCTCCGCGCGTCGGGGCGTGGCCTGGCCGCTCCCGGCCAGCTCGGCGCCGGGCCCTGGACCCTGCCGGCCGGCGGCCTGCACAGCGCCGGCGGGAGGACGGCGGCGGCGGCCCACGGGGCCGGTGCTGCCACCTGCGGCCGGCGCCTGGGATGGCCGAGCCGGCCCGCGCCGCGCACCTGGGCGTCCTGGTGGAAAAGTGGGGACTCAAACCCAACCCCGATAGACGACTTCCCACTTGTTGGGGAGGAAGGCTGGGCGAAACCCGAGGCTGGGGCTCTCCTGACTCTCCAGGACACACCCT gaacatcttGACCTGA